In Pantoea cypripedii, the DNA window AGTAATAGGATTGATAGCGGCATAAGGTAATGCCAGGCCAGAAGCCTGCTGCAACAGCAACGCATCCTTGTTGCGCAAGCCTTCCGGGGTCTGTTTTGCGCTTTTAGCAATGGGCTTATAGCCCACGGCGCACTGACCTACCTGTGCAAAGCACTGTAGCAGCGCGCGGGAAACCACGGTTTTGCCCACCGCGGTGTCGGTACCGGTGATAAAGAGTGTCTTCACCCTTCCTCCTTACGTGTAGCGATGTGAACCAGAGGTAACGAAGGGGCAGTGTAAGTAAATGTCGTACCTGACAGATTGCGTTAGCGCAAACTTAGGGCGAGCTAATCAACCCTGGAGCAGTTTTACCAGCAAATGACCGGAATAAAGGGCATCTTTGATTAATGCCGCGGCCCCTAACGTACCGGGATCGTTAAACGCGGTGGGGGCCAGCTGGATTTCGTCGCTGTAAGCCGGTAATGCCTGCTGGCGAATGGTGCTGCTGACGGCAGGGAACAGTACGCCAGCGGCCTGATTAAGCGGGGAACCAATGAGAATCTGACGTGGATTGAAGATATTAACCATCATTGCCAGCATGCGACCAATATGATGTCCGACTCCGGCAATCACATCGGTCGCCAGACGGTCGCCCTGCTGTGCCGCCTGACACAGGGTTTCAATGGTCAGCGGAGCCGCATGCAGACGGCTCTCTGGCTGAGTCGGCAGGCGTAATTTCGCGAGGTTGAGTAAACTGCCGATACTGGCAACCGTTTCCAGGCAGCCATGATTGCCGCAGTAACATTGCTGACCATAAGGATCAATTTGCGTGTGACCAATTTCTACCAACGCCCGCCCGCTCTTGTGCAACAGTTGTCCAGCGGTAATCACGCCAGCCCCTACGGTTTCATCGATCACAATTTGAATTACGTCCTGCGCCCCGCGTGAGGCACCAAACAGCGATTCAGCCAGCGTCCACGCGGAAATATCATGCTGCACAAAAACCGGCACACCGCTACGTTGCGATAGCGTCTCACCCAGCGGCATATCTTCAATATCGTAACCGGGGATACGATGCACGACACCGGACGCGGCATTGATCAGGCCTGGCAGCGTGATGGCGATGGCCGTCAGACGCTCCAGTTTTTTCTGATGACGGATAAAAAAGGCATCAATCAGTTCCAGCAGCTCCTGCAAGAGCGGCTTGTCCGGGCCGACGATCAACGGCAGACGCTCCTCCTGCAAGGCCCGGCTGCTGAGATCACGTAATGTCAGGGTGATGTGACCCGGTTGAATACGTACTGCCAGATAATGCCAGGCCAGGGTATCCAGCAACAGGCCAATCGCCGGACGCCCACGGCTGCCTGGTTCCTGAAATTCGGTTTCCTGAACCAGATGCGCGTCCAGCATTTCACGGACGATTTTGGTGATGCTGGCCGGGGCTAGCTGCGCGCGCTTGGAAAGTTCAATACGCGAAATCGGGCCGAAACGATCGATCAGTCGGTAAACCACGCCTGCATTGGTCTGCTTTATCTGGTCAATGTGGCCAGGTTGACTGTCCTGATTCACGCCCTGCTCCCGGTTATTTTCGCGCTTCTAAATAAATAGCAACTATGGTGCGGCAGAATGGCGAATAGCGCCAAATATTTGATTAGATATGTGATTTATCGCACATAAAGCCTGGTGTTTTTCTCACCCACT includes these proteins:
- the mlc gene encoding sugar metabolism global transcriptional regulator Mlc, whose product is MNQDSQPGHIDQIKQTNAGVVYRLIDRFGPISRIELSKRAQLAPASITKIVREMLDAHLVQETEFQEPGSRGRPAIGLLLDTLAWHYLAVRIQPGHITLTLRDLSSRALQEERLPLIVGPDKPLLQELLELIDAFFIRHQKKLERLTAIAITLPGLINAASGVVHRIPGYDIEDMPLGETLSQRSGVPVFVQHDISAWTLAESLFGASRGAQDVIQIVIDETVGAGVITAGQLLHKSGRALVEIGHTQIDPYGQQCYCGNHGCLETVASIGSLLNLAKLRLPTQPESRLHAAPLTIETLCQAAQQGDRLATDVIAGVGHHIGRMLAMMVNIFNPRQILIGSPLNQAAGVLFPAVSSTIRQQALPAYSDEIQLAPTAFNDPGTLGAAALIKDALYSGHLLVKLLQG